One Pararhizobium sp. IMCC3301 DNA segment encodes these proteins:
- a CDS encoding SDR family NAD(P)-dependent oxidoreductase codes for MADRTGPLSGKRAFVTGANSGIGYAIASALAADGADLVLHCHGSARPSDDIAHLFDTCPVLEADFLHHQAVSDLAQAVLETGPVDILIANAAIEERRPWQNIDAAAINAHVAANFTSLLLLISHLVPPMVERNWGRVIAIGSILATRPRAETVVYAALKSAQLTALRAIARDVAPGGVTMNVVSPGAIETERMADLYADATFRQVVAAKIPMGRPGRPADCVAPVSMLCSEAAAYITGADIPVDGGWGIGDAPGNLPESGR; via the coding sequence ATGGCTGATCGGACAGGCCCTCTTTCTGGGAAACGTGCCTTCGTGACCGGTGCCAATTCGGGTATTGGCTATGCAATTGCCAGCGCGCTGGCGGCCGACGGGGCCGATCTGGTGCTGCATTGCCATGGCAGTGCACGGCCCAGCGATGATATTGCGCATCTGTTTGATACCTGCCCGGTGCTTGAGGCTGATTTTCTGCACCATCAGGCCGTGTCTGATCTGGCGCAAGCTGTGCTGGAAACCGGCCCGGTGGACATTCTGATCGCCAACGCAGCGATTGAGGAAAGACGCCCCTGGCAGAATATCGACGCTGCTGCGATCAACGCCCATGTGGCAGCAAATTTCACCTCCCTGCTGTTGCTGATCAGCCATCTGGTGCCTCCCATGGTTGAGCGCAACTGGGGCCGCGTCATCGCCATCGGCAGCATTCTGGCCACCAGGCCGCGCGCCGAAACGGTTGTATATGCAGCCCTGAAGTCGGCACAATTGACAGCCTTGCGCGCCATCGCCCGGGATGTGGCACCGGGTGGCGTCACCATGAATGTGGTTTCCCCCGGCGCAATTGAAACCGAGCGGATGGCGGATCTTTATGCCGATGCAACATTTCGCCAGGTGGTCGCCGCCAAGATTCCCATGGGCCGACCCGGCCGTCCTGCGGACTGCGTTGCGCCGGTGTCGATGCTGTGCAGTGAGGCGGCCGCCTATATTACCGGCGCGGATATTCCCGTCGATGGCGGCTGGGGCATCGGCGATGCACCCGGAAATCTGCCGGAGTCCGGCAGATGA